A genome region from Maniola jurtina chromosome 22, ilManJurt1.1, whole genome shotgun sequence includes the following:
- the LOC123876743 gene encoding uncharacterized protein LOC123876743 isoform X1 — MKLIKICYVWIVLSFVVLQSVIVGSEQSSFELPVQLFGFPFIIMAVRITNFIKKLSYALNPATYRSRSRRELSFTSDSEPFDSQEVEKYIIGEFGARACVFERVCAHYATRARTQPRPQMDWSDVFRQYKRSPDQAKELYLLSVFLGDIVGSPQLCHQLGKRRGCDDNLLGNTN; from the exons ATGAAACTGATAAAAATCTGTTACGTCTGGATTGTTCTATCGTTCGTTGTACTGCAAAGTGTGATTGTAGGAAGTGAGCAAAGCTCGTTTGAGCTTCCGGTGCAATTGTTCGGTTTCCCTTTCATCATAATGGCGGTTAGGATCACCAACTTCATTAAGAAACTTTCTTACGCTTTGAATCCAG CGACATATCGCTCCAGAAGTCGTCGAGAGTTGTCATTCACGAGTGACTCCGAGCCGTTTGATTCGCAAGAAGTAGAGAAGTACATCATTGGAGAATTTGGAGCGCGAGCCTGCGTGTTCGAACGAGTTTGCGCGCATTATGCCACTCGAGCACGAACACAGCCTAGACCTCAGATGGACTGGTCTGATGTTTTCAG ACAGTACAAACGCTCACCTGATCAAGCCAAGGAGCTATACCTGCTCAGCGTTTTCCTCGGAGACATCGTCGGGTCACCCCAGCTCTGTCACCAGCTGGGCAAGAGAAGAGGATGCGATGACAACCTTCTAGGAAATACTAACTAA
- the LOC123876743 gene encoding uncharacterized protein LOC123876743 isoform X2, with translation MKCHIVVVSLFLIVSVDFGIVSGQDAPFELPVQLVGFPFIVGSVKFTNFLKKLSYSLSPATYRSRSRRELSFTSDSEPFDSQEVEKYIIGEFGARACVFERVCAHYATRARTQPRPQMDWSDVFRQYKRSPDQAKELYLLSVFLGDIVGSPQLCHQLGKRRGCDDNLLGNTN, from the exons ATGAAGTGCCATATTGTTGTTGTTTCATTGTTTTTAATTGTTTCCGTTGATTTTGGTATCGTGAGCGGCCAAGATGCACCTTTTGAGTTACCAGTGCAATTAGTCGGTTTTCCTTTTATCGTGGGAAGTGTCAAGTTTACTAACTTTTTGAAAAAGTTGTCGTATTCCCTGAGTCCTG CGACATATCGCTCCAGAAGTCGTCGAGAGTTGTCATTCACGAGTGACTCCGAGCCGTTTGATTCGCAAGAAGTAGAGAAGTACATCATTGGAGAATTTGGAGCGCGAGCCTGCGTGTTCGAACGAGTTTGCGCGCATTATGCCACTCGAGCACGAACACAGCCTAGACCTCAGATGGACTGGTCTGATGTTTTCAG ACAGTACAAACGCTCACCTGATCAAGCCAAGGAGCTATACCTGCTCAGCGTTTTCCTCGGAGACATCGTCGGGTCACCCCAGCTCTGTCACCAGCTGGGCAAGAGAAGAGGATGCGATGACAACCTTCTAGGAAATACTAACTAA